The following are from one region of the Rhodopirellula sp. P2 genome:
- the gyrA gene encoding DNA gyrase subunit A, with translation MAEDGENQEPGDENAGEVNGSAEDNGGQESGADTTDSSSGGGMVDPPRIGGPPGGAAPPPSDGSDLPDPHGGHGALRMVNLPIQDELRESYLTYAMSVIVSRALPDVRDGLKPSQRRILVAMNDLNLGPGSKRVKCAKISGDTSGNYHPHGESVIYPTLVRMAQEWNMRCLLIDKQGNFGSVAGLPPAAMRYTEARMGAVAAAMLEDLKLDTVDYIPTYDEARTEPTVLPSKFPNLLINGSGGIAVGMATSIPPHNPTEVCDALIKLIEEPDTSIDELCEIIPGPDFPTGGIICGRAGVRRGYKTGRSTMVVRARCQIEEMKGNRSRIVITEIPYQQYRDRIIEKIAALVNGDRIKGISGIRDESDLKEPVRLVVELKRGEDPDVILNQLYQFSPLQDTFSLIFLALVDGKPRELTLKEMLAEFLRHRVTVIRRRTQFLLARARRRKHTVEGLLLALANIDEIIQTIRTSRTQPEAKERLMGIQCPASMMQRALGDVGFKQFQLERGEADAYTLTSVQTDEILRMRLGQLVNLEQEKLSGEHAELLKEIIDYIEILASPTRINGIIKDDLEEMKRRFGNKRRTEISNEELGNIDLEDLITEETMVVSISHRGYIKRTPTSVYNTQRRGGKGMKGAKSDTEDPIEHLFVASTHAYLLFFTTAGKVRWQKVYDIPQLARDAKGRAIVNLLQMEEGEQIAECLAVRDFNQPGHTIVMTTKSGLVKKTPLEQYSRPKRGGIIAIKLREGDELVDAAVVGPGDEVILVTSDGMAIRFRESDSRPMGRNTSGVKGISLVGDDAVVGMVVTDPEATLLTVCKNGYGKRTPFGPNVADISESDSDDSSESSESSDSSESSDDENASSSGSARYRTQKRGGKGLRDIKTSERNGKVIGIARVNDDDELFLMTAKGKLQRISAGDINVIGRNTQGVRIMNVDDGDELIAVVRVPAEENEGEDSEAEATTDAEASVEVAAETEGTTEAEGTTEADAGPETDAAPE, from the coding sequence TTGGCTGAAGACGGCGAAAATCAGGAACCAGGCGACGAAAACGCGGGCGAAGTGAATGGATCCGCAGAGGACAATGGCGGCCAGGAAAGCGGGGCTGACACCACCGACTCATCCTCTGGTGGCGGGATGGTCGATCCACCCCGTATTGGAGGTCCTCCCGGTGGTGCCGCACCACCGCCGAGCGATGGTTCCGACCTTCCAGACCCTCACGGGGGGCACGGTGCGCTTCGGATGGTCAATCTGCCCATTCAAGACGAACTTCGCGAGAGCTATCTGACGTACGCGATGAGCGTGATCGTCAGTCGAGCCTTGCCCGATGTGCGTGACGGATTGAAACCGTCTCAGCGTCGGATTTTGGTCGCCATGAACGACTTGAATCTCGGCCCCGGCAGCAAGCGGGTCAAATGCGCCAAAATCTCGGGTGACACCTCGGGGAACTATCACCCGCACGGTGAAAGTGTGATCTACCCGACGCTCGTTCGGATGGCTCAAGAGTGGAACATGCGCTGCTTGTTGATCGACAAGCAGGGGAACTTCGGGAGCGTCGCGGGATTGCCACCCGCTGCCATGCGATACACAGAAGCTCGCATGGGCGCCGTCGCAGCCGCGATGTTGGAAGACCTGAAACTCGACACCGTCGACTACATCCCGACCTACGATGAAGCGAGGACCGAACCAACGGTCTTGCCCAGCAAGTTCCCCAACTTGTTGATCAACGGCTCAGGCGGGATCGCGGTCGGGATGGCAACCAGCATCCCACCTCACAACCCGACGGAAGTTTGCGATGCCTTGATCAAGTTGATCGAAGAACCGGACACTTCGATCGATGAGTTGTGTGAGATCATTCCCGGTCCTGACTTCCCGACTGGCGGGATCATCTGCGGCCGCGCCGGCGTGCGTCGCGGTTACAAGACCGGACGAAGCACGATGGTGGTGCGTGCCCGTTGCCAAATCGAAGAGATGAAGGGCAACCGGAGTCGCATCGTCATCACCGAGATTCCTTACCAGCAATATCGCGACCGGATCATTGAAAAGATCGCGGCGCTCGTGAACGGAGACCGGATCAAAGGGATCTCTGGAATTCGCGATGAAAGCGATTTGAAGGAACCTGTTCGCTTGGTGGTCGAACTGAAGCGTGGGGAAGATCCCGATGTGATCTTGAACCAGCTGTATCAGTTCTCGCCGTTGCAGGACACGTTCTCGCTGATCTTCTTGGCTCTCGTCGACGGCAAGCCTCGCGAGCTGACGTTGAAGGAGATGCTGGCAGAGTTCCTGCGTCACCGTGTCACGGTCATTCGTCGCCGCACACAGTTTTTGCTTGCTCGTGCCCGGCGTCGCAAACACACCGTGGAAGGTTTGTTGCTGGCACTCGCCAACATTGACGAGATCATTCAAACGATCCGCACCAGCCGCACTCAGCCTGAAGCGAAAGAACGCTTGATGGGCATCCAGTGCCCCGCATCGATGATGCAGCGGGCGCTTGGTGATGTCGGGTTCAAACAGTTCCAGTTGGAACGCGGCGAAGCCGATGCGTACACGCTGACCAGTGTCCAGACCGACGAAATTCTTCGCATGCGTTTGGGCCAATTGGTCAACTTGGAACAGGAGAAGCTCTCGGGCGAACACGCGGAACTGCTGAAGGAAATCATCGACTACATCGAGATCCTGGCTAGCCCCACCCGGATCAATGGCATCATCAAGGATGACCTTGAGGAGATGAAGCGTCGCTTTGGCAACAAGCGTCGAACCGAGATCAGCAACGAAGAGCTGGGCAACATCGACCTGGAAGATTTGATCACGGAAGAGACGATGGTTGTTTCCATCAGTCACCGTGGTTACATCAAACGCACCCCGACCAGCGTTTACAACACGCAGCGTCGTGGCGGCAAAGGCATGAAGGGTGCCAAGAGCGACACCGAAGATCCAATTGAACACTTGTTCGTTGCCAGCACGCACGCTTATCTGTTGTTCTTCACCACGGCGGGGAAAGTTCGTTGGCAAAAGGTCTATGACATCCCGCAGCTTGCTCGCGATGCCAAGGGCCGTGCGATCGTGAACCTGTTGCAGATGGAAGAGGGCGAGCAGATTGCCGAGTGCTTGGCCGTTCGCGATTTCAATCAGCCCGGTCACACGATCGTGATGACGACCAAGAGCGGCTTGGTGAAGAAGACTCCGCTCGAACAATACAGTCGACCAAAACGAGGCGGCATCATCGCCATCAAACTTCGCGAAGGCGATGAATTGGTGGATGCTGCGGTGGTTGGACCTGGCGATGAAGTCATTCTGGTCACGTCCGACGGCATGGCGATCCGTTTCCGTGAATCGGATTCGCGTCCGATGGGACGAAACACGTCTGGCGTGAAGGGGATCTCTTTGGTCGGTGACGACGCCGTGGTGGGAATGGTGGTGACCGATCCCGAAGCGACCCTGTTGACCGTTTGCAAGAACGGTTACGGCAAACGAACGCCGTTTGGTCCCAATGTGGCCGACATTTCCGAAAGCGACTCGGATGACAGCAGCGAATCCAGCGAATCCAGCGATTCCAGCGAAAGCAGTGACGACGAAAATGCATCGTCCAGTGGTTCGGCTCGCTATCGCACCCAGAAACGTGGCGGCAAAGGTCTGCGCGATATCAAGACCAGTGAACGAAACGGCAAGGTGATCGGAATCGCTCGTGTCAACGACGATGACGAGTTGTTCTTGATGACCGCCAAAGGCAAGCTGCAACGAATCAGTGCGGGCGATATCAACGTGATCGGACGCAACACACAGGGTGTTCGCATCATGAACGTCGATGACGGCGATGAATTGATCGCCGTCGTTCGTGTGCCGGCTGAAGAGAACGAAGGCGAAGATTCCGAAGCGGAAGCCACCACTGACGCCGAAGCCTCCGTCGAAGTCGCGGCAGAAACCGAGGGCACGACGGAAGCCGAGGGCACGACAGAAGCGGATGCCGGTCCTGAAACGGATGCCGCTCCGGAATGA
- a CDS encoding cation diffusion facilitator family transporter, whose product MGSCDHDHSGDSAGEPESCGSLHHHGLTSAGQFDTVSDARLLWSVLLNQFLTVAQVIAGIISGSVALLSDAAHNFSDANSLLIAYIARRIARKKANQRYTFGYRRAELIGATINLTLLAVVGCYLIYEAIHRFFDPQPIIGWLMAAAAGIALVVDLGTAFLLWAMSKGSLNVRAAFIHNLVDAAGSVAVLIGAAAVIYLDWLWVDAFLTLLIAAYILYQVAQMLPEAARILMEGAPANFHFDEMIADLDKIDGVSGIHHVHLWELDELHRALEAHVVIEPTRYEDLEPIKRLIKTYLIDKHNIRHSTLEFEFAATSDCHDSEGNLIHENCP is encoded by the coding sequence ATGGGAAGTTGTGACCACGATCATTCGGGCGACTCGGCTGGTGAACCCGAAAGCTGTGGAAGCTTGCACCATCACGGGCTGACCTCCGCCGGCCAGTTCGACACCGTCAGCGACGCAAGATTGCTCTGGTCGGTGCTGCTGAATCAATTCTTGACGGTCGCCCAGGTGATCGCGGGAATCATCTCGGGCAGCGTCGCGTTGCTGTCCGACGCGGCTCACAATTTCAGCGATGCCAACTCACTGCTGATCGCCTACATCGCCCGGCGAATCGCTCGCAAAAAAGCCAACCAGCGATACACGTTTGGCTACCGCCGCGCCGAACTGATCGGGGCCACGATCAACCTCACGCTGTTGGCGGTGGTCGGCTGCTACTTGATTTACGAAGCCATTCATCGGTTCTTCGACCCGCAGCCAATCATTGGTTGGTTGATGGCGGCTGCCGCAGGAATCGCATTGGTTGTCGACCTCGGAACGGCCTTTCTGCTGTGGGCGATGAGCAAGGGCTCGCTGAACGTCCGAGCCGCCTTCATTCACAACCTGGTGGATGCCGCTGGCAGCGTGGCCGTTTTGATCGGTGCCGCCGCGGTCATTTACCTGGACTGGCTTTGGGTGGATGCCTTTTTGACCCTGTTGATTGCTGCCTACATCCTCTATCAAGTTGCACAAATGCTCCCGGAGGCCGCTCGCATTTTGATGGAAGGCGCCCCCGCGAATTTCCATTTTGATGAAATGATCGCGGACCTCGACAAGATCGATGGCGTGTCCGGAATCCACCACGTGCACCTCTGGGAATTGGACGAATTGCATCGGGCCCTGGAAGCTCATGTGGTGATTGAACCGACTCGGTACGAAGACCTTGAGCCGATCAAACGTCTCATCAAGACGTATCTGATCGACAAACACAACATTCGCCACTCCACCCTGGAGTTCGAATTTGCGGCGACGTCCGACTGCCACGATTCCGAGGGCAATCTGATCCACGAGAATTGCCCTTAG
- a CDS encoding alkaline phosphatase family protein has protein sequence MNWLRLSSVGVAWVGSAWLLAGALSAGEPKVLTIGIDGLRRDAFVAAKTPHLDSLAENGTLCLETRVTSDDVTDSDTVSGPGWTTFLTGVWADRHGVLDNSFKGRDAQAAPHGFALAKQVKPNLRTASYLCWTPLRSHVTTDADIDVVVTPGKNATASTVWTAADQSLAWSAIPVLQNDDADWTFIYFGSTDETGHSYGFHPSVPPYMAAIENVDRMVGELLEAVKQRETYAAEDWLILVSTDHGGEGTGHGGGRENPNVYTVPMIVSGASAKKGAEVERPVGSALPATVDLVALALTHLQIPIQPEWQLAGSVDGWLEPASTASEADSKP, from the coding sequence ATGAATTGGTTGCGTTTGAGTTCGGTTGGCGTTGCTTGGGTAGGTTCGGCTTGGTTGCTTGCGGGGGCCTTGAGTGCTGGCGAACCCAAGGTGTTGACCATCGGCATCGATGGTTTGCGTCGTGACGCGTTCGTCGCGGCCAAGACGCCTCACTTGGATTCGCTGGCTGAAAACGGCACTCTGTGTCTCGAAACGCGAGTGACCTCGGACGATGTCACGGACAGTGACACCGTCAGCGGGCCGGGGTGGACCACGTTTCTAACCGGCGTTTGGGCGGATCGCCACGGTGTCCTCGACAATTCTTTCAAGGGCCGCGACGCCCAGGCCGCACCGCATGGTTTTGCCTTGGCAAAGCAAGTCAAACCCAACTTGAGAACCGCGTCGTATCTTTGCTGGACACCATTGAGGTCGCACGTGACAACGGATGCCGACATCGATGTCGTTGTCACACCTGGCAAGAATGCCACCGCTTCAACTGTCTGGACAGCAGCGGACCAGTCACTGGCTTGGTCGGCGATCCCCGTCTTGCAAAACGATGACGCCGATTGGACGTTCATTTACTTTGGCTCGACGGACGAAACCGGTCACTCCTATGGTTTTCATCCCAGTGTCCCGCCTTACATGGCCGCCATTGAGAACGTTGACCGGATGGTGGGTGAACTGCTTGAAGCAGTCAAGCAACGAGAAACTTACGCCGCTGAGGACTGGTTGATTCTGGTGAGCACGGACCATGGAGGCGAAGGAACCGGGCATGGAGGCGGACGCGAAAATCCGAATGTCTACACGGTGCCGATGATCGTCAGTGGAGCTTCTGCCAAGAAGGGTGCCGAGGTTGAGCGACCTGTTGGATCAGCACTCCCCGCGACAGTGGATTTGGTCGCTCTCGCGTTGACTCACCTGCAGATTCCCATCCAACCAGAATGGCAACTCGCCGGAAGCGTGGATGGCTGGCTGGAGCCAGCATCCACGGCATCCGAAGCCGATTCCAAACCGTGA
- a CDS encoding acylphosphatase has protein sequence MKATKQMRKVVRYRGDVQGIGFRANAIHQGRGLNVTGFVRNEPDGDVLLDVQGPEKDLRELLRRIGDSMERKINETSIADRDPLPDREKFSIRY, from the coding sequence ATGAAAGCTACCAAACAAATGCGGAAGGTCGTTCGCTATCGAGGCGATGTGCAGGGAATTGGATTCCGAGCCAACGCCATTCATCAAGGACGTGGCCTCAACGTGACGGGCTTCGTTCGCAACGAACCCGACGGAGATGTCCTTCTGGACGTGCAAGGGCCGGAAAAAGACCTGCGTGAACTGCTTCGCCGGATTGGCGACTCGATGGAAAGAAAGATCAACGAGACGTCGATCGCTGACCGCGACCCGCTGCCGGATCGCGAAAAATTCTCGATTCGTTATTGA
- a CDS encoding alkaline phosphatase D family protein, with the protein MMRSPLTVLTLALVVLAAAPSTASAQRDPNRMTHGPMLGRPSSTSVAVWARTSDPGEFSVHYGTRPPENHGGDLSEHISEPGLTRIEHDNTGVATLNDLEPDTRYHYRIYVNDRPQGEPGTFRTLPDQAGSESEHNPDGLFNFRFQIGSCANQNPLHGIGHDSPTYKHLNQDWADKVHFHIMNGDWLYEELREYPAEAWRLTQGIDELPQVVAAMPTVTGVWENYKLYLTRNHALSTWHRNVPSLFTFDDHELVNDIWGASEAGKRHRRTVFRDIGTYAWNDYLGWANPVESAQRLHVGTAKLTAGSDLLVDRQTNFRQLPLNEMLNLHVHWGTDTAGINDMIYDTDDGEANSYVYDIVEVVDEHTVRLHMPAKADGQVSYSIGQRSYGKFSVSNCDFFLLDTRGDRDMHDVSQRDKPGVSMLGKHQREWLLREMKASDAKFTFLISSVPMMIPHSGAGGFEADEANKEEAWTGFLDEREMLIDAWDEMDKQVFVMTGDLHNSFAIRVTDNVWEFCCGPHNSVNHVPELDESDRPATGRFQFGPRECDIRWSSYVLADLPRLERLYPHFCVVQVNNVFNMPVKQGDKRLVAYPHPQVVFQYYDGWTGELAYAESISLPRE; encoded by the coding sequence ATGATGCGTTCTCCCCTGACAGTGCTCACCCTCGCACTGGTGGTTCTTGCTGCGGCCCCCTCCACCGCATCCGCCCAGCGTGACCCCAACCGCATGACTCACGGCCCGATGCTGGGCAGGCCATCATCGACCAGCGTCGCTGTCTGGGCCCGCACATCCGACCCCGGCGAATTCTCCGTTCACTACGGAACGCGTCCACCCGAAAACCATGGTGGCGACCTCTCGGAACACATCAGCGAACCAGGGCTCACGCGCATCGAGCATGACAACACGGGCGTCGCAACGCTGAACGATCTCGAACCTGACACGCGTTATCACTACCGCATCTATGTCAACGATCGCCCACAAGGCGAGCCCGGAACGTTCCGCACTCTTCCTGACCAAGCGGGCTCGGAATCCGAACACAACCCGGATGGACTGTTCAACTTTCGCTTCCAAATTGGTTCCTGTGCCAATCAAAATCCGCTTCACGGAATCGGACACGACAGCCCCACCTACAAACACCTCAATCAAGATTGGGCGGACAAAGTCCACTTTCACATCATGAACGGGGATTGGCTCTACGAAGAGCTTCGAGAATACCCGGCTGAAGCTTGGCGACTGACGCAGGGCATCGACGAACTCCCGCAAGTGGTGGCAGCCATGCCAACCGTGACGGGTGTCTGGGAGAACTACAAACTCTACCTGACTCGCAACCATGCGCTGTCGACTTGGCATCGCAACGTTCCATCGCTGTTCACATTCGATGACCACGAATTGGTCAACGACATCTGGGGAGCCTCCGAGGCGGGCAAACGCCATCGGCGAACCGTCTTCCGCGACATCGGAACTTACGCCTGGAACGATTACCTGGGCTGGGCCAACCCCGTCGAATCCGCACAACGTTTGCATGTCGGGACCGCCAAACTGACCGCCGGTAGCGACCTGCTCGTCGATCGCCAAACCAACTTTCGTCAGTTGCCACTGAATGAAATGCTGAATCTGCATGTGCACTGGGGAACGGACACCGCGGGCATCAATGACATGATCTACGACACCGATGACGGCGAAGCCAACTCGTATGTCTATGACATCGTGGAAGTGGTCGATGAACACACCGTCCGACTTCACATGCCCGCCAAAGCCGATGGCCAAGTCAGCTACTCCATCGGGCAACGCAGCTATGGCAAATTCAGTGTCTCCAACTGCGACTTCTTCTTGCTTGACACCCGTGGCGACCGCGACATGCACGATGTTTCCCAACGAGACAAACCGGGCGTCTCGATGCTGGGCAAACACCAACGCGAATGGCTGCTGCGTGAGATGAAAGCCAGCGACGCCAAATTCACCTTTCTGATTTCAAGCGTCCCGATGATGATCCCGCACAGCGGTGCCGGTGGATTCGAAGCCGACGAAGCCAACAAAGAAGAAGCCTGGACGGGCTTCCTGGACGAACGAGAAATGTTGATCGATGCCTGGGACGAAATGGACAAACAGGTCTTCGTGATGACCGGCGACCTGCACAACAGCTTCGCGATCCGGGTGACCGACAACGTCTGGGAATTCTGCTGCGGCCCCCACAACAGCGTCAATCACGTGCCAGAACTCGACGAAAGCGATCGCCCCGCAACGGGACGGTTTCAATTCGGACCGCGTGAATGCGACATCCGCTGGAGCAGTTACGTGCTGGCCGACCTGCCACGACTGGAACGGCTGTACCCGCATTTCTGCGTGGTGCAGGTCAACAATGTCTTCAACATGCCGGTCAAGCAAGGCGACAAACGCTTGGTCGCCTACCCGCATCCGCAGGTTGTGTTCCAGTACTACGACGGCTGGACCGGCGAACTGGCCTACGCGGAATCCATTTCGTTACCGCGGGAGTGA
- a CDS encoding ABC transporter permease, which yields MEVVGRTIVIASLANRRAGRTFGLENLLFMPNIPLAALVPPGLSTPDPSFADDWATAIATTIELMLVSAGIAILIGVPTAFFVSQLRPNHWLVRTWTFFAFVTLAMPLILLAAAWESTAGKFGWLVTTMTGGNLGWVGWIHGMHGVALVSLATVWATRRISPVAIQQASLDFSPNQSWWRVRLPIALPWIVASVIAVMVLASTEMSVADLHSVRTVADQFYLFYSVDPNTTSVLVSTLVPMVVGGVPALLWFWLRRRRWNVASHGELESTTAPPRSKSAAWESTTTPGMHAIACVGVTICTLLLLLPLAGLVVQTGHTVEVVDGQRQATFQWQASIRAITEAPRLFQDEIVWTIQLALFSILWTLPIAIGLARWARSSNAAGVVIDVLGTMLFLVPGPVIGMTVAAIFRLPFPGLDWLATHTLVPTLIAVGVRSVLVAYAILRNAYGGIDDATWLSGRMDGSVAWRWWHLELPLLRRGLSVAALAVAIVSAGDVPAAMPALPPGVTTTGTRLFGLLHSGARYQEASLAMVHTGMVILLCGAILAARLHLRRSSKGVD from the coding sequence GTGGAGGTGGTTGGTCGCACCATTGTGATCGCAAGCTTGGCAAATCGTCGAGCAGGACGAACTTTCGGCCTCGAAAACCTTCTCTTTATGCCCAATATTCCGCTCGCAGCGTTGGTTCCGCCCGGATTGTCCACGCCCGATCCGAGTTTTGCCGACGATTGGGCAACCGCGATCGCGACGACGATCGAACTGATGCTGGTGTCGGCCGGAATCGCGATTTTGATCGGAGTGCCAACGGCATTTTTCGTCAGCCAATTGCGGCCCAATCACTGGCTGGTTCGAACCTGGACATTCTTCGCGTTCGTGACCTTGGCCATGCCCTTGATCTTGCTGGCGGCAGCCTGGGAATCCACCGCTGGAAAATTTGGATGGTTGGTCACAACCATGACGGGAGGCAACCTGGGCTGGGTCGGATGGATCCATGGGATGCACGGCGTCGCGTTGGTGTCGCTGGCAACCGTCTGGGCGACCCGTCGCATCTCTCCCGTCGCAATTCAACAGGCCAGCTTGGACTTCTCGCCCAACCAGAGTTGGTGGCGTGTCCGCTTGCCGATCGCGCTGCCCTGGATCGTCGCCTCGGTCATCGCCGTGATGGTGCTTGCATCCACCGAAATGAGCGTCGCGGATTTGCACAGTGTCCGAACCGTGGCGGATCAGTTCTACCTGTTCTACTCCGTGGATCCCAACACGACCTCGGTGCTGGTGTCCACGTTGGTTCCGATGGTGGTCGGTGGCGTCCCAGCGCTGCTTTGGTTTTGGTTGCGACGTCGCCGCTGGAACGTTGCTTCCCACGGAGAACTGGAATCAACCACCGCGCCACCCCGTTCCAAGAGTGCTGCCTGGGAAAGCACGACCACACCAGGAATGCACGCCATCGCTTGCGTCGGGGTGACGATCTGCACGTTGCTGCTGTTGCTTCCGCTCGCTGGATTGGTCGTTCAAACGGGGCACACCGTTGAAGTGGTCGACGGACAACGGCAAGCCACCTTTCAATGGCAAGCGTCCATTCGAGCGATCACCGAAGCCCCGCGATTGTTTCAAGACGAAATCGTCTGGACGATTCAGCTCGCCCTGTTCTCGATCCTCTGGACGCTCCCCATCGCAATCGGACTGGCTCGCTGGGCGCGTTCATCCAACGCGGCCGGCGTGGTCATCGACGTTCTGGGGACGATGCTATTTTTGGTGCCAGGACCGGTGATCGGCATGACCGTCGCGGCCATCTTTCGCCTGCCGTTTCCGGGACTGGATTGGCTGGCAACCCACACGCTGGTCCCCACTCTGATCGCGGTTGGCGTGCGAAGCGTGTTGGTGGCCTATGCCATTTTGCGAAACGCCTACGGGGGCATTGACGATGCGACCTGGCTGTCCGGACGGATGGATGGATCCGTCGCTTGGCGATGGTGGCACCTCGAGCTCCCTTTGCTGCGACGCGGGCTAAGCGTGGCGGCCTTGGCCGTGGCAATCGTCTCGGCAGGAGACGTCCCTGCCGCCATGCCAGCCTTGCCGCCTGGCGTGACCACGACCGGCACCCGGCTGTTTGGGCTGCTGCACAGCGGAGCTCGGTACCAGGAGGCATCCTTGGCAATGGTTCACACGGGGATGGTGATCCTGCTGTGCGGAGCGATCCTGGCCGCGCGACTCCACTTGCGTCGTTCAAGCAAAGGCGTAGATTGA
- a CDS encoding ZIP family metal transporter — MFVPESLLAVYCVLIITASVSGGWLPSLVRMTHLRTQLLMSFVAGLMLGIAMLHLLPHSLHKISSASQACGGVLVGIITMFILLRTFHTHVHGHGESHDHHHAHGHHDDHAHEHSHEGHGDEGHGHHHDHAHSNAKRVSSKPLGWLGMLFGLGLHTLMDGVALAASIAAESQHSPWLGLAGLGTFLAVALHKPLDAFAITSVMSKGGWTSAQRTMVNLTFSMACPIGAIAFYFGATQFANTDVLLGWGLALSAGFFICISLSDLLPEVAFHDHDRLKLTTALLLGVALAVGIESLPGHSHSMAPLEKPAALTSITSVNP; from the coding sequence TTGTTTGTCCCCGAATCCCTGCTCGCGGTGTACTGTGTGCTGATCATCACGGCCTCGGTCAGTGGTGGCTGGTTGCCATCCTTGGTACGGATGACTCACCTCCGCACCCAGTTGTTGATGAGCTTTGTGGCTGGTTTGATGCTGGGCATCGCGATGCTGCACCTGTTGCCGCATTCGCTGCACAAAATCAGCTCCGCGTCCCAGGCCTGTGGAGGCGTCTTGGTTGGCATCATCACGATGTTCATCCTGCTTCGAACGTTCCACACGCATGTGCATGGGCACGGAGAATCGCACGATCACCATCATGCCCATGGACATCACGACGATCACGCTCATGAACACAGCCATGAAGGGCACGGGGACGAGGGACACGGCCACCATCACGACCACGCCCATTCCAATGCCAAACGCGTCAGCAGCAAACCGCTGGGTTGGCTCGGCATGCTATTTGGCCTGGGCCTGCATACATTGATGGACGGAGTGGCTTTGGCCGCCAGCATCGCTGCGGAATCCCAACATTCGCCGTGGCTTGGACTCGCTGGCCTGGGAACCTTCCTCGCCGTCGCACTTCACAAGCCACTGGATGCCTTCGCGATCACATCGGTGATGAGCAAAGGCGGGTGGACATCGGCTCAACGAACGATGGTGAACCTGACCTTCTCCATGGCCTGCCCGATCGGTGCGATCGCGTTTTACTTTGGTGCCACACAGTTCGCGAACACCGATGTGCTGCTCGGGTGGGGACTGGCTCTCTCGGCCGGGTTCTTCATCTGCATCTCGCTCTCCGACTTGCTTCCGGAGGTCGCTTTTCATGACCACGATCGGCTGAAACTGACCACCGCGTTGCTGTTGGGTGTCGCCTTGGCCGTTGGAATCGAAAGCCTGCCAGGTCACAGTCATTCCATGGCTCCGCTGGAGAAACCGGCTGCTTTGACCAGCATCACCAGCGTGAATCCCTAA